A stretch of the Pseudomonas sp. ACM7 genome encodes the following:
- a CDS encoding LysM domain-containing protein, giving the protein MSNTYTVKSGDTLGSIASTNKCSSADLRALNPIITDPNHIKVGWVLTLPAAKILPPPKHADNQSTTSVKGEAQCKDELVDVVHITGEDTFYVLTEKESKALKTQTDLVKKLMDELHQNLAKATEASKCTKASNPQTSCACSRCIKDAWNAKAEDAGLVQRSEPQPEKATAKAVTRKEDLQGQLATVQQARDWYQRYTPKVSLGGNYLESNWKQLQAKKVLELNAEIESLRTKIAAQGKAEAGDSSTSANSAAPDIKHGKGKTSESQKGRQVKTGITVIEVISFSDPSRRHYIPMSYREQLDWKVKVSTKVMQGKPLDKNLAKELFKDIKSAVNESRKTSPLGGLEAKFTTWTSKDDNLLNALHKECSWTSNQADSAKYAVSAEAHAFRFAATASAGINSWEPGKGNIEVGVKGSAAISLAEGSAALKSFFPDQGGYVVRMPYRNAEGKEVVSDIGIFRLDGKVELSCFVGATAQGQAGVKAQYKPKEVEASGATALLSSPSMAVDKKRGGAVGLKGNAFAGVQSGGTVTGTLKWLDPAKQGGGKIVAGQANDSGSTDWASLVEIKTEGNVALGIGASFDFGIEINADRLAINCKASLVFGPGAGGGFGTSVDLEQVGNLAFILCSALSKADFHYQLAVTEEAFSYMAKGLFHVATHPGEVAGKAFVEGFESMERWWLRRKATKEEAQNLAAYLLSNQAINVNSKKIPLKILPPETIGPMLYLLTESFVESWAENQEKAVVLLLSHLRTWRHFLEVLEHCSKNGSKVKAIDSLDRINALLDGSEQREFNRFIGTLAINSDSSARTDGMLAWSPGLPWRKEGVLVAARRSNLFDGLA; this is encoded by the coding sequence ATGAGCAACACCTACACGGTTAAAAGTGGCGACACCCTCGGCAGTATCGCCAGTACGAACAAATGCTCGTCGGCAGACCTGCGGGCACTGAATCCAATCATTACCGACCCCAACCACATCAAGGTCGGCTGGGTGTTGACGTTGCCCGCAGCCAAAATATTGCCGCCGCCCAAGCATGCGGACAACCAGAGCACCACCAGCGTCAAGGGCGAAGCCCAATGCAAGGACGAACTGGTGGACGTGGTGCATATCACCGGTGAAGACACTTTTTACGTTCTGACAGAAAAAGAGTCAAAAGCACTCAAAACGCAGACTGACCTCGTCAAGAAACTCATGGACGAGCTGCACCAGAACCTGGCCAAAGCTACCGAAGCGAGCAAATGCACCAAGGCGTCAAATCCTCAGACCAGTTGCGCCTGCTCGCGCTGTATCAAAGATGCCTGGAACGCCAAGGCCGAAGATGCCGGCCTGGTACAGCGATCAGAGCCACAGCCGGAAAAAGCGACCGCAAAGGCGGTTACGCGCAAAGAAGACTTGCAAGGTCAGTTGGCAACCGTGCAGCAGGCACGTGACTGGTATCAGCGTTATACGCCGAAGGTTTCGCTTGGGGGCAACTACCTGGAGAGCAACTGGAAACAGCTGCAAGCCAAAAAAGTACTCGAATTGAACGCCGAGATTGAATCCCTGCGAACCAAAATCGCAGCGCAAGGAAAGGCCGAAGCCGGCGACAGTTCCACCAGCGCCAACAGCGCTGCGCCTGACATCAAGCATGGCAAGGGAAAAACCTCCGAAAGCCAAAAGGGTCGGCAAGTAAAAACGGGCATTACCGTCATCGAAGTCATCTCGTTCAGCGACCCAAGCCGCCGGCACTACATACCGATGAGTTACCGGGAACAGCTTGACTGGAAAGTGAAGGTCAGCACGAAGGTAATGCAGGGCAAGCCGCTCGATAAAAACCTGGCTAAAGAACTGTTCAAGGACATTAAGTCCGCCGTCAATGAAAGCCGTAAAACCAGTCCCCTGGGCGGTCTGGAAGCCAAATTTACGACCTGGACGAGCAAGGACGACAATTTGCTTAATGCGCTGCATAAAGAATGCTCCTGGACTTCCAACCAGGCAGACTCGGCTAAATACGCCGTCTCCGCCGAAGCCCACGCTTTCCGTTTCGCCGCCACCGCCAGCGCCGGCATCAACAGCTGGGAACCCGGCAAGGGCAACATCGAGGTGGGAGTTAAGGGCAGCGCTGCGATTTCGTTGGCAGAAGGCTCGGCCGCCCTCAAGAGTTTCTTTCCCGATCAGGGAGGTTATGTGGTGCGGATGCCTTATCGCAACGCCGAAGGCAAGGAAGTAGTGAGCGACATCGGCATCTTCCGTCTTGACGGAAAAGTGGAGCTGTCGTGTTTCGTCGGTGCGACGGCACAAGGTCAGGCTGGCGTTAAAGCACAATACAAACCCAAGGAAGTTGAAGCCTCGGGTGCGACGGCGCTGCTCAGTTCACCCAGCATGGCGGTGGATAAAAAGCGTGGAGGTGCCGTAGGTTTGAAGGGCAATGCCTTTGCAGGCGTACAAAGTGGCGGCACCGTAACCGGAACGTTGAAGTGGCTTGATCCGGCCAAGCAAGGGGGCGGCAAAATTGTCGCGGGCCAGGCGAATGACAGTGGCAGTACAGACTGGGCGAGTCTGGTTGAGATCAAGACTGAAGGCAATGTGGCGCTTGGCATTGGAGCAAGTTTTGATTTCGGCATTGAAATCAACGCGGATCGTTTGGCGATCAACTGCAAGGCCAGTCTGGTATTTGGCCCGGGGGCTGGAGGCGGTTTTGGTACATCCGTGGATTTAGAACAGGTTGGGAATCTTGCATTTATTTTATGCAGCGCCTTGTCAAAAGCAGACTTTCATTATCAGTTGGCAGTGACGGAAGAGGCTTTTAGCTACATGGCCAAGGGGCTATTTCACGTTGCAACACATCCAGGAGAAGTAGCTGGAAAAGCTTTCGTAGAAGGCTTTGAAAGCATGGAACGTTGGTGGCTAAGACGAAAGGCCACTAAAGAAGAAGCCCAAAATTTGGCCGCATATCTACTCAGTAATCAAGCCATCAATGTAAATAGCAAAAAAATCCCCCTCAAAATACTGCCACCTGAAACCATTGGCCCCATGCTTTATTTGTTAACCGAGAGCTTTGTTGAAAGCTGGGCCGAAAACCAGGAAAAAGCCGTTGTTTTATTGCTATCTCATTTGCGTACCTGGCGTCATTTCCTTGAAGTATTGGAACATTGTTCAAAAAATGGCAGCAAAGTCAAAGCGATAGATAGTTTGGATCGTATTAATGCGCTTCTGGATGGGAGCGAACAACGAGAGTTCAATCGTTTTATAGGAACTTTAGCGATTAATAGCGATTCATCCGCACGAACCGATGGAATGTTGGCTTGGTCTCCAGGTTTGCCGTGGCGTAAAGAAGGTGTGTTAGTCGCTGCTCGACGCAGCAATCTATTTGACGGCTTGGCGTAA
- a CDS encoding DUF4123 domain-containing protein — protein MMDSIPSPFEQAASPGTMCLILDGSFDADLLTRLFQGDEQSRPRCIPLFLNTPYAELQPAGPYVVVCPAKGDSTAYASALLEQSDAGCVAWLSNEQALDNGVEHWQSLLTVRTDDAPQQMMRFFDPRWLEPLLRSLNETERAQFIGPFTGMAWRNEMGWRYCAKPPKSPATELQPPAWLYLSPEREESIEQGRLKVIAARFAEDYREVLPAEDTVEFVHRQLLAGQQAGYQQMADQERWLRLAISRGDSFWANAPDAELLARNDVALGEKLTQLESL, from the coding sequence ATGATGGACTCGATTCCTTCGCCGTTCGAGCAAGCTGCGTCACCGGGCACCATGTGCCTGATTCTGGATGGCAGCTTTGATGCGGATTTGCTGACGCGTCTGTTTCAAGGTGACGAACAATCTCGCCCTCGGTGTATTCCACTATTCCTCAACACGCCATATGCCGAACTTCAACCTGCTGGACCTTACGTTGTCGTGTGCCCTGCAAAAGGCGACTCGACGGCCTATGCCAGTGCCTTGCTGGAGCAGTCCGACGCCGGCTGCGTGGCCTGGCTGAGCAATGAGCAAGCCTTGGATAACGGGGTTGAACACTGGCAAAGCCTGCTCACTGTGCGCACCGACGACGCGCCGCAACAAATGATGCGGTTTTTCGATCCACGTTGGTTGGAGCCCCTGCTGCGCAGCCTCAATGAAACTGAGCGCGCCCAGTTTATTGGGCCGTTCACCGGCATGGCCTGGCGTAACGAAATGGGCTGGCGGTATTGCGCCAAGCCCCCCAAAAGTCCCGCCACCGAACTGCAACCGCCCGCTTGGCTGTACCTGAGCCCGGAGCGCGAAGAATCGATTGAACAAGGTCGATTGAAGGTCATTGCAGCACGCTTTGCCGAGGACTATCGCGAAGTATTACCCGCCGAAGACACCGTCGAGTTTGTACATCGTCAATTGCTGGCCGGACAACAAGCAGGCTACCAACAGATGGCAGATCAGGAGCGCTGGCTACGCCTCGCCATAAGCCGTGGAGACTCCTTTTGGGCAAACGCCCCTGATGCAGAACTCCTGGCTCGTAACGACGTGGCGCTGGGTGAAAAATTGACTCAGCTGGAAAGCCTCTGA
- the tssI gene encoding type VI secretion system tip protein TssI/VgrG, producing MFAPANQTHFALTIEGLSSDFQVLSLQGREAISQPFVFEVELVSEQPSLDLETLLHKPAFLQLSPDGSGIHGQIYRAAQGDSGKRLTRYAVTLRPQLSYLAHRINQRIFQNLNVPKIIGSVLEEHGIQSNAYEFKVGAIYPERIYCVQYDESDLQFVQRLCEEEGIHYHFQHSATAHKLVFGDDQTVFPKLAPVAYQQDSGMVANDPVIKRFDLRLETRTSRTTRRDYDFEKPRLTLESENRGDALPDLEDYDYPGRFVDRERGKHLAKRALERHRSDFQLAEGKSDQPLLVSGHFLALTQHPKAKWNDLWLLTEILHEGKQPQVLEESVTSSTTNLKDDFHQGYRNRFQATPWDVPNRPPLTQKKPRILGSQSAVVTGPKGEEIHCDQYGRVKVQFHWDREGQADDKTSCWLRVSSAWAGAHYGGIAIPRIGMEVLVSFLEGDPDQPLISGCLYHKENVVPYALPANKTRSTFKTLSSPGGGGYNELRIEDKKGQEQIFLHAQRDWDENVEHDQKIRVGNERHDTVEQNSYSEFKAEEHHTVYADRKVETRANDHLTVGVNQHIKVGTGQFIEAGQEIHLSSGMKVVLEAGSELTLMGGGSFIKIDASGVTLSGPVINMNSGGSPGNGTGAAPLMPGVLKQADADKAGQVVAPSLASYKAQAKTGVLLPTPSCHLDASGHCPIHQPGKTA from the coding sequence ATGTTCGCGCCGGCCAATCAAACTCACTTTGCCCTGACTATCGAAGGTCTTTCCAGCGACTTCCAGGTTCTTTCCCTGCAAGGTCGGGAAGCCATCAGCCAGCCCTTTGTGTTTGAGGTGGAGCTGGTCAGTGAACAGCCGTCCCTGGACCTCGAGACCCTGCTGCACAAACCGGCCTTCTTGCAGCTCTCGCCTGACGGCAGCGGCATCCATGGCCAGATCTACCGCGCCGCCCAGGGTGATTCCGGCAAACGCCTGACCCGCTACGCGGTGACCCTGCGCCCGCAACTGTCTTACCTGGCGCACCGCATCAACCAACGCATCTTCCAGAACCTTAACGTGCCGAAAATCATCGGCAGCGTCCTCGAAGAGCACGGCATCCAAAGCAACGCCTATGAATTCAAAGTCGGGGCGATTTATCCGGAGCGCATTTACTGCGTTCAGTACGATGAATCGGACCTGCAGTTCGTTCAGCGTCTGTGCGAGGAAGAAGGTATCCACTACCACTTTCAGCACAGCGCCACCGCCCACAAGCTGGTGTTCGGCGATGACCAGACGGTGTTCCCTAAACTCGCGCCCGTGGCCTACCAGCAAGACTCCGGCATGGTCGCCAATGACCCGGTGATCAAGCGCTTCGACCTGCGCCTGGAAACCCGCACCAGCCGCACCACCCGCCGCGACTACGACTTCGAAAAACCGCGCCTGACCCTGGAAAGCGAAAACCGTGGCGACGCCCTGCCCGACCTCGAAGACTACGACTACCCCGGTCGCTTCGTCGACCGCGAACGCGGCAAGCACCTGGCCAAACGCGCCCTCGAACGTCACCGCAGCGACTTCCAGCTCGCCGAAGGCAAAAGCGATCAGCCGTTGCTGGTCAGCGGTCACTTCCTGGCCCTGACCCAACACCCAAAAGCCAAATGGAACGACCTGTGGCTGCTGACCGAAATCCTCCACGAAGGCAAACAGCCGCAAGTGCTGGAAGAGTCGGTCACCAGCAGCACCACTAACCTGAAAGACGATTTCCACCAGGGCTACCGCAACCGCTTCCAGGCCACCCCGTGGGACGTGCCGAATCGCCCACCGCTGACCCAGAAAAAACCGCGCATCCTCGGCAGCCAGAGCGCCGTGGTCACCGGGCCAAAAGGTGAAGAGATCCACTGCGACCAATACGGCCGCGTCAAAGTGCAATTTCACTGGGATCGCGAAGGCCAGGCCGACGACAAAACCAGCTGCTGGCTGCGCGTCTCCTCCGCCTGGGCTGGCGCCCACTACGGCGGCATCGCCATCCCGCGCATCGGCATGGAAGTGCTCGTCAGCTTCCTCGAAGGCGACCCCGACCAACCGCTGATCAGCGGCTGCCTGTACCACAAGGAAAACGTCGTCCCGTACGCCCTGCCGGCGAACAAAACCCGCAGCACCTTCAAAACCCTCAGCTCCCCCGGTGGCGGCGGCTACAACGAACTGCGCATCGAAGACAAAAAGGGCCAGGAACAAATCTTCCTGCACGCCCAGCGCGACTGGGACGAAAACGTCGAACACGACCAGAAAATCCGCGTCGGCAACGAACGCCACGACACCGTCGAGCAAAACAGCTACAGCGAATTCAAGGCCGAAGAACACCACACCGTCTACGCCGACCGCAAAGTCGAAACCCGCGCCAACGACCACCTCACCGTGGGCGTCAACCAGCACATCAAGGTCGGCACAGGCCAATTCATCGAAGCCGGCCAGGAAATCCACCTGAGCAGCGGCATGAAAGTCGTGCTCGAAGCGGGCAGCGAACTGACCCTCATGGGGGGTGGTAGCTTCATCAAGATCGACGCCAGCGGTGTGACGCTGAGCGGGCCGGTGATCAACATGAATTCCGGCGGCAGTCCGGGAAATGGGACAGGTGCTGCGCCATTGATGCCGGGGGTATTGAAACAGGCGGATGCGGATAAGGCTGGCCAGGTTGTTGCGCCCTCCCTTGCATCGTATAAAGCGCAAGCAAAGACAGGGGTGCTACTGCCGACTCCTTCGTGCCACCTCGATGCCTCCGGCCATTGCCCCATTCACCAGCCGGGTAAAACAGCATGA
- a CDS encoding Hcp family type VI secretion system effector — translation MATPAYMSVTGEKQGLITAGAFTADSVGNTYQEGHEDQVMVQAFSHDVIIPRDPQSGQPTGQRVHKPVVITKVYDKASPLLQAALTSGERMSEIVIQWYRTSAQGTQEHYYTTKLEDAIIVAINNKMHNCQDPSNSHFTHLEEVQFTYRKITWTHEVSGTSGSDDWRQPVA, via the coding sequence ATGGCTACACCAGCGTACATGTCCGTCACTGGCGAGAAACAAGGTCTGATCACTGCCGGCGCATTCACCGCCGACTCGGTTGGCAACACCTACCAGGAAGGTCACGAAGACCAGGTCATGGTTCAGGCTTTCAGCCACGACGTGATCATCCCGCGTGACCCACAGTCCGGCCAACCGACCGGTCAGCGCGTTCACAAGCCAGTCGTGATCACCAAGGTCTACGACAAGGCTTCGCCACTGCTGCAAGCTGCTCTGACCTCCGGCGAGCGCATGAGCGAAATCGTTATCCAGTGGTACCGCACTTCGGCTCAAGGTACCCAAGAGCACTACTACACCACCAAACTGGAAGACGCGATCATCGTCGCCATCAACAACAAAATGCACAACTGCCAGGACCCGTCGAACTCGCACTTCACTCACCTGGAAGAAGTGCAGTTCACCTACCGCAAAATCACCTGGACCCACGAAGTATCCGGTACTTCGGGTTCCGATGACTGGCGTCAGCCAGTCGCTTAA
- a CDS encoding type 1 glutamine amidotransferase domain-containing protein, with protein MKILMVLTSHDQLGDTGKKTGFWLEEFAAPYFAFKDAGAQLTLASPKGGQPPLDPKSDEPDAQTAATERFRKDSAAQSALASTALLSSARAEDYDAIFYPGGHGPLWDLAEDKISIALIETFYQAGKPVAAVCHAPGVLRHVKGADGQPLVKGKRVTGFTNTEEEAVQLTKVVPFLVEDMLKEKGGVYSKGADWASYVLTDGLLITGQNPASSEAAAQELLAKLR; from the coding sequence ATGAAAATCCTGATGGTTCTAACGTCACACGATCAATTGGGTGACACGGGTAAGAAAACCGGCTTTTGGCTGGAAGAATTCGCCGCACCGTATTTCGCCTTCAAGGACGCCGGCGCTCAGTTGACCCTGGCCTCGCCCAAGGGCGGCCAACCGCCGCTGGACCCAAAAAGCGACGAGCCGGACGCGCAAACCGCGGCCACCGAGCGCTTTCGCAAAGACTCTGCCGCCCAGTCCGCATTGGCGTCTACCGCTCTGCTGAGCAGCGCGAGAGCTGAAGATTACGATGCGATTTTCTATCCGGGCGGCCATGGCCCGCTGTGGGATTTGGCCGAAGACAAAATTTCGATCGCTCTGATCGAGACGTTTTACCAGGCGGGCAAACCGGTCGCGGCCGTCTGCCACGCACCGGGTGTGTTGCGTCACGTCAAGGGCGCGGACGGCCAGCCGCTGGTCAAAGGCAAGCGCGTGACGGGGTTTACCAACACTGAGGAAGAGGCGGTGCAACTGACGAAGGTTGTGCCGTTTTTGGTGGAGGACATGCTTAAGGAGAAGGGGGGTGTTTATTCCAAGGGGGCTGACTGGGCCAGTTATGTGCTCACTGATGGTTTGCTGATCACCGGTCAGAATCCGGCTTCCTCTGAAGCAGCGGCACAAGAACTATTGGCGAAGCTCCGCTAA
- a CDS encoding VOC family protein codes for MSHPNFVSPDLIRQRFSKAMSDMYREEVPLYGALMELVGQTNRHVLDSDPQIARQLNSTGEIQRLDLERHGAIRVGTADELATLARLFAVMGMQPVGYYDLTPAGVPVHSTAFRAVHEAALQVSPFRVFTSLLRLELIDDLELRAFAQSVLDKRSIFTPTALILIERAETQGGLTEQEAQDFVEQALETFRWHHTATVTAEQYRKLSAQHRLIADVVAFTGPHINHLTPRTLDIDIVQAQMPAHGITPKAVIEGPPRRQCPILLRQTSFKALDEPVAFTDQAENRGSHSARFGEIEQRGAALTPKGRALYDRLLNVARDELKDFPNEANAARYNALMAQHFAEFPDTVEGMRQQELAYFRYFVTEKGLGADELKSWSLEDLLSGGYLRVEPLVYEDFLPVSAAGIFQSNLGDAAQTHYGVQSNRQVFEKALGRSTIDELALYAETQRRSIEECFAASSLAV; via the coding sequence ATGAGTCACCCGAACTTCGTCAGCCCTGACCTGATCCGCCAACGCTTCTCCAAAGCGATGTCCGACATGTACCGCGAAGAAGTGCCGCTGTACGGCGCGCTGATGGAACTGGTGGGACAGACCAACCGTCACGTGCTGGACAGCGATCCACAGATCGCCCGACAGTTGAACAGCACCGGTGAAATCCAGCGCCTGGACCTGGAGCGGCATGGCGCTATCCGTGTCGGCACCGCCGATGAACTGGCCACCCTCGCCCGGCTGTTTGCCGTGATGGGCATGCAACCGGTGGGTTATTACGACCTGACCCCGGCCGGCGTGCCGGTGCACTCCACGGCTTTTCGCGCGGTGCATGAAGCAGCGTTGCAGGTCAGCCCGTTCCGGGTATTCACCTCCCTGCTGCGCCTGGAACTGATCGACGACCTGGAACTGCGCGCGTTCGCCCAATCGGTGCTGGATAAGCGTTCGATCTTCACGCCCACTGCGCTGATTCTCATCGAGCGCGCCGAAACCCAGGGCGGCCTCACCGAACAGGAGGCCCAGGACTTCGTCGAACAGGCGTTGGAAACGTTCCGCTGGCATCACACCGCCACCGTGACCGCCGAGCAGTACCGCAAACTCAGCGCCCAGCATCGCCTGATCGCCGACGTGGTGGCGTTCACCGGCCCGCATATCAACCACCTGACGCCGCGCACCCTGGACATCGACATCGTCCAGGCGCAAATGCCTGCCCACGGCATCACCCCCAAAGCGGTGATCGAAGGCCCGCCCCGCCGTCAGTGCCCGATCCTGCTGCGCCAGACCAGTTTCAAGGCCCTGGACGAGCCTGTCGCCTTCACCGATCAAGCCGAGAATCGTGGCAGCCACAGCGCCCGTTTCGGCGAAATCGAGCAACGCGGTGCCGCGCTCACCCCCAAAGGCCGGGCGCTTTACGACCGTTTGCTCAACGTTGCCCGTGATGAGTTGAAAGACTTCCCCAACGAAGCCAACGCCGCTCGCTACAACGCGCTGATGGCGCAGCACTTTGCAGAATTCCCTGACACCGTTGAGGGCATGCGCCAACAGGAACTGGCGTACTTTCGCTACTTCGTCACGGAAAAAGGTTTGGGGGCCGATGAGCTGAAATCGTGGTCGCTGGAGGATCTGCTCAGCGGCGGGTATTTGCGGGTTGAACCGTTGGTGTACGAAGATTTCCTGCCAGTCAGCGCTGCGGGGATTTTTCAGTCGAACCTGGGCGATGCGGCGCAAACCCACTATGGTGTGCAATCGAACCGGCAGGTGTTCGAGAAGGCGCTGGGGCGATCGACGATTGATGAGTTGGCGTTGTATGCCGAGACGCAGCGGCGCTCGATCGAGGAATGTTTCGCAGCGTCGAGCCTCGCTGTCTGA
- a CDS encoding alpha/beta fold hydrolase, with protein sequence MLLLVVAIAVFAAWSWLSYPAIGYWLYDLDMSIEAKLYGLHKIVVPIAEMTVSTWQGGPYEASSSVLMLHGYSADKNIWLRFARHFVGNYRVIIPDIAGHGETGFKAGGGYDIPLQAKRMIQLLDVCGVEKVHVIGNSMGGYMAAWLAATYPDRIVSVALIDPAGVTAPEASDLERHLAKGHNPFLIHSREEFQRFYAMTMAEPPWVPKVVLDAIAQRYEQSRDELEEIFNDFRASPPMEPKLPDIKCQALLLWGHKDRLIDVSSVAIWSKGIADLRVEVWDHTGHMPMVEQPTNTARLYREFLASLRSELPV encoded by the coding sequence ATGCTTTTGTTGGTTGTCGCTATCGCAGTTTTCGCGGCCTGGAGCTGGTTGAGTTACCCGGCCATCGGTTATTGGCTCTATGACTTGGACATGTCGATAGAGGCCAAGCTGTATGGACTGCACAAAATTGTCGTGCCGATCGCCGAAATGACCGTCTCGACCTGGCAAGGCGGGCCGTACGAAGCGTCCAGCAGCGTGCTGATGCTCCACGGCTACAGCGCCGACAAAAACATCTGGCTGCGTTTTGCCCGGCACTTTGTCGGCAACTATCGGGTGATCATCCCCGACATCGCCGGCCATGGCGAAACCGGCTTCAAGGCGGGCGGCGGCTACGACATTCCTTTGCAGGCCAAGCGGATGATCCAGTTGCTCGATGTCTGCGGCGTCGAGAAAGTCCACGTGATCGGCAACTCGATGGGCGGCTACATGGCAGCGTGGCTCGCGGCCACGTACCCGGATCGCATTGTTTCGGTGGCCCTGATCGACCCCGCGGGTGTCACCGCCCCCGAAGCCAGCGACCTGGAGCGGCATTTGGCCAAGGGCCACAACCCGTTCCTTATTCACTCAAGGGAAGAATTCCAGCGTTTCTACGCCATGACCATGGCCGAACCGCCGTGGGTACCCAAGGTGGTGCTGGACGCCATCGCGCAACGCTATGAACAGAGTCGCGATGAGCTGGAAGAAATCTTCAACGACTTCCGTGCCAGCCCGCCGATGGAGCCGAAACTGCCCGACATCAAGTGCCAGGCGCTGTTGCTGTGGGGACACAAGGACCGCTTGATCGATGTCAGCAGCGTGGCGATCTGGAGCAAAGGCATCGCCGATCTGCGAGTGGAAGTCTGGGACCACACCGGCCATATGCCGATGGTGGAACAACCGACGAACACGGCGCGGCTGTATCGGGAATTTTTGGCATCGCTGCGCTCGGAACTTCCGGTGTAG
- a CDS encoding NAD(P)/FAD-dependent oxidoreductase, with the protein MQTFQVLIIGSGFGGQCAAINLLKAGIDDFRLLERRDFFGGTWCQNTYPGAAVDVPSPLYSLSFAPYRWTQMFAEQAELHHYTQYVVEHFGLRDKVELQANVERIEWDDDGKRWAVHTASKGTFHAQFLINATGPLSQPVIPHFEGQERFQGKTFHTNNWDHTYDYRQKRVAIVGSGASAAQVIPTIAPDVEHLHVFQRTPHWVLPRADRAFGPFQRWLLGLKPAYKLLRWMIYWLFETRVIAFKYSKPAIRLVQQHALRFLKRQVPDPQLRQKLTPDYVIGCKRVIISSTLYPALGRSNVSLHSREQGIAAIDETGIVTQDGQHIDLDLIVWSTGYDATDGVISYPVTGKNGTQLKDFWAQYPRAYLGTSLPDFPNLFIVTGPNTGIGHTSALFIIESQMNYILDCIRTLKEHGLRSIEVRPEAERTYTEMIHREMERTVWKSGGCHSWYQSKSGHVIAMFPGFSFSYHRLTRALKPADHILS; encoded by the coding sequence ATGCAGACCTTTCAAGTGTTGATCATCGGCAGCGGTTTTGGCGGCCAGTGCGCGGCGATCAATTTGCTCAAGGCAGGCATCGACGATTTCCGCCTGCTGGAACGACGGGACTTTTTCGGCGGCACCTGGTGCCAAAACACCTACCCTGGTGCCGCGGTCGACGTGCCCTCGCCACTCTATTCGCTGTCCTTCGCGCCCTACCGCTGGACGCAAATGTTCGCCGAGCAGGCCGAACTGCACCACTACACCCAGTACGTGGTGGAGCACTTCGGCCTGCGAGACAAGGTGGAACTGCAGGCCAATGTCGAGCGCATCGAATGGGACGATGACGGCAAACGCTGGGCGGTGCACACCGCCAGCAAAGGCACGTTCCATGCGCAGTTCCTGATCAACGCCACCGGGCCGTTGAGCCAACCCGTGATTCCACACTTCGAGGGCCAGGAGCGGTTTCAGGGCAAGACTTTTCACACCAACAACTGGGATCACACCTACGATTACCGGCAAAAACGCGTGGCCATCGTTGGCAGCGGCGCCAGCGCGGCCCAGGTGATTCCGACGATTGCCCCGGACGTCGAGCATCTGCATGTGTTCCAGCGCACGCCTCACTGGGTATTGCCTCGGGCCGACCGTGCCTTTGGGCCATTCCAGCGTTGGTTACTGGGGCTCAAACCGGCCTACAAACTGTTGCGCTGGATGATCTACTGGCTGTTCGAAACCCGGGTGATTGCCTTCAAGTATTCGAAACCAGCGATCCGCTTGGTCCAGCAACACGCCCTGCGCTTCCTCAAACGGCAAGTGCCCGACCCCCAATTACGGCAAAAACTGACACCCGACTACGTCATCGGCTGCAAACGGGTGATCATCTCAAGCACCCTGTACCCGGCGCTGGGTCGCAGCAACGTGAGCCTGCACAGCCGCGAGCAAGGCATCGCCGCCATCGATGAAACCGGCATCGTCACCCAGGACGGCCAACACATCGACCTGGACCTGATCGTCTGGTCCACCGGTTACGACGCCACCGACGGGGTGATTTCCTACCCGGTCACCGGCAAAAACGGCACACAACTCAAAGATTTCTGGGCCCAGTATCCGCGGGCCTATCTCGGCACCAGCCTGCCGGACTTCCCCAACCTGTTTATCGTCACCGGCCCCAACACGGGCATTGGCCACACCTCGGCGCTGTTCATCATCGAGTCCCAGATGAATTACATTCTCGATTGCATCCGCACGTTAAAAGAACACGGTTTGCGCAGCATCGAAGTACGCCCCGAAGCAGAACGTACCTACACTGAAATGATCCACCGGGAGATGGAACGCACCGTATGGAAGTCCGGGGGCTGCCACAGTTGGTATCAAAGCAAGAGCGGTCATGTGATTGCGATGTTTCCGGGCTTCAGTTTCAGCTATCACCGGTTGACCAGGGCGCTGAAACCCGCCGATCACATTCTGTCCTGA